GGCTGAGAAACGTGTGTAAATCGCGTAATATCCGTAGGTAATAATTTAAAGAGGATAAAATAATGCGCAAAGTAGTTTTGTTAGTGGCAGCGATGTCACCATTTTTTATGAGTTCGGCTCAAGCAGTATCTGTGAGTGCGCAAGCGGGTAAGCACTATACTGAATTATCGGCGGGCTTAGGTAATCAAAATGCAGGTCTTGCGTTTAACGGTTCTTGGGCACGTAGTGATCATGATGGTCAGATGGGAAGTTTAGGGGCTACATTTGGCCTCCCCGTTGGGCCTTTTGCTGCGTATGTTGGGGGTAAAGGCTTGTATCTATCGCCAGACAATAACAGCAGCGGCACCGCATTAGCGGTAGGTGGTGGTTTAAATTGGCAGGCTCTGCCTTCACTGAATATTTATGGTGAAGCCTATGGTGCACCAGAGTCACTGACTTCAGGTAGCAAGTCTTACGTTGAAGCAAAAGCAGGTGCACGTTATACGGTGTTTAAGCCATTATCAATTGATGCGGGGTATCGTGTAATTGAAATGAAAGGCTCACACAATAAGTCGAATGAAAAAATTGCTGACGGCCTTTACTTAGGCGCTGGTCTTTCATTCTAATATTGTCACCTAATGTTTATTGCCCTTAGCTGTTAATGCAAATTTGCACCTAGGGGCATATTTTTTATTTGGCTGTATTTACATATTTTTAAAGCAAATGATTATTTTTTGGTTATTTATCCTCAGATGCTCATGTGTTTTTAGGGTATTACTGTAATGAAGTTAAAACATCACGATTTAACCCCGTGCTTTTCATGATGATTTCGGGACTAACGCCATTTTTAAGCAGCTGTGCAGCCATAGTGAGCTTGGCCTCTTCTCTGCCTTCTTCTCTACCTTGTTGAATACCTTCTTGGCGGCCTTTATTTTGTAGGCGCTGTGCAATACTCATAATAGTCTCCCTATGTTGGTCTGTTTGCTCTTCTAAGGTTTGAACGACTTCTTCAAAGTTTGTGGCATCTAACGCAATAAATAGGTAATTAAGGATGGTAACCACGTCGTTGTCGCTATTATAGTGCTTATTGAGTGCTTGTGCCAAAAGTGGAAGAACCCGCTGAAACTCATCACGTAAATATTTATGTTTCATGGCCAGTTCCATCACTGCGACTTTACGGTGGTTTACTAACTCGTTATCGTCTATAACCGTGACATCGACTAAAGGAAAAGGCTCCGTATATAGCTGATTTGCTATCTTAGAGAGGGGAAAGCAATCAGTCCATAATAAAGAATGTGGATAGGGGGAACGGCCCCCGTGGTAAAAAAGAACAGGTACGACAAGCGGTAACGCAGTATTTCCTTGTTGCATATGCTGGTTCATTGCTAAAAAAGCATAATGTATTAAGCGCCATGCCATTAATTTATCAGGGGTAGATTGGTGTTCAACGAGCAAATAAAGATACCCTTACCCGTATGTAGTTTGAACAGAATATAAAACATCAGATAAGCGAGAGCGTAATTGTTTATCAATAAAAGATGAGTTTGTGAGTGCTAATGTATTGAAATTACATAGTGATTTTATATGTTCAGGTAAGTGAATTTCAAAGAAATCACGTGCACTATCAATGTTTGTCATGAACCCCTTAAATGCTGCATCATGCGCAGCAGAAACACTTTTCCTTTGCATCCAACTCGCTCCCTTATTTATCTATTAACTACAATAAAGTAAGAAGGTCTGATTGTCTTTTCGGTATTATTAACTGTGATATGGCGTAATAAAAGAAAAAAACTTTGCTTTATTTGCTAATAATGAATATTAAAAGATTAAATAGATAGGGCAGGATGCATTTGATTTATGGGGGGTACAAATAAAAAAAGCCCCAAATTGATGTTATTCAACTCGGGGCCTAATCGGGCAGTTCATTAACCGACGTTTGGTAGGAAGCCTGCGACGATGGAGAATTGGATAGCAATAACAGCAACACCACAGAGTAACACTAACGCAAGAACAGGAGTGCCTCCTTTTACTTGATATCCACCTTTAGACTCTACCTTACGAACTTGCATGGTGAGTAGTGCAGGGATAATCAAAGCAAGAACAGACAATGCTACCGCGGCGTATGTTAAGGCTTGAACAAAACTACTGAAAAATAGCGCAGCAAGTAACGGTGGAGCGAAGGTTAATAAGCCTGTTTGAGTACGGCCGAATAAGCTATTACTTCGTTTAAACAAGTCAGCAAGGTAATCAAATAAGCCTAAAGCAACCCCAAGAAAAGAGGTCGCAAGTGCTAAGTCCATAAATAGGCTAACGGCAATATTGACTCGTGGAGTTGCAACCACATCACGAATTGCGGTTAATAAGCCATTTAAGCCGGATTCTTGTGCCAAAATACCGAGGAATGTACTGGATGGAATTGATCCTAGTGTTGCTATTTGCCAGAGGATATAGGCAACCAATGGTATTGCGCTACCTGTAATGAAAATCATACGCAGTTTACGGACATCACCATTCATATAGTTAACTAAGCTAGGAACACTACCGTGGAAGCCAAATGAGGTGAATATAACGGGAACAGCGGCAAGTATTAAGCCTTTTTCGATCGGCATCGTGCTTAAATTAACTGCTTCAGCATGGGGCATCATGACAACTAACATGATGATTAGGAAAATCGTTTTTGCGGTAAATAAAATTCTGTTAATAAAATCAACGGAATGAGTACCAATACAAACAACAGCACCACCAACGACGGTAAATGCAATAATGGCAGCCTCGGTGCTAATGGAAATACCCCACCAAGAAGAAAGGCTGTCAGATATCAACACACCTGCGCCGCCAATGTATGCCGTTGTTAAGGCATACATTAATAATAACATGCTTAAGCCAGTGACAACTTGGCCAACGGGGCCAAGGTATTTTTTTGCGACGGTACCTAAGCCCATATTTGCAGGGTTATGCTGGTAGACCTCGACTAACAATAATGAGGTATAGCTCATCAACATCCATAACCCAACAAGCAAACAAACGATGCCTGTAAAACCGACGCCTGCAGCGGCAAGTGGCATTGCCAGCATCCCTGCACCTATTGTTGTTCCTGCAACGATTAACACACTGCCAAGGGTACGATTCTTCACAAGTTCCTCTAATTGAATCTGAATAATTAATAAGTGATGCAGATTATGCGATTGTGCGTATTGTGTCAAATGTGAATTACAGTGAGTGTAAGAAAATGTGTACAGCATTTGAGGGCGATACAACAATAAATGGCCTATTAAAAAGCAAAGTTAATTAACTAAAGAAAAAATGATTAATAAAGGTAACTAAAGGTAAATTTAAATTTGATTTTTTGTTAAAAGAAGTAGTGTAATCAATTGATTATAATGAATTATCTGGTGGACTGAGTAGTATGGCAGTTACTTAAGGTAAAGAGTGTGATGAGGTCACAATAAATACAATAAAAATAAAACTATATTGGATTTTAAATTATCATAAATCAAATTAATGCTTGAAAATCATCTCGATAATAGGAGGCAAATACATATAAAAGGATGGAACTATGGACTTTATGATTCAACTCGCCATTATCCTTGTTTGCTTGTTCTATGGGGCAAAAAAAGGTGGTATGGCATTAGGGCTGCTTGGTGGTGTCGGTCTTGTCATCTTGGTTTTTGGATTCGGCTTGCCACCAGGAAAACCACCTGTTGATGTTATGCTTGTGATTATTGCTGTTGTTGCCGCATCAGCAACGTTACAAGCATCAGGTGGTTTGGATGTCATGCTGCAAATTGCAGAACGATTACTACGAAAAAACCCAAAATACATTTCTATTGTGGCACCATTCGTTACCTGCATCTTAACCATTTTGTGTGGTACAGGTCATGTGGTGTATACCATTTTACCTATCATCTATGATGCGGCGATTAAAAATAATATTCGTCCTGAAAGACCAATGGCGGCAAGTAGTATAGGTGCGCAAATGGGGATTATTGCCAGCCCTGTGTCTGTTGCGGTAGTGTCCTTAGTTGCCATGCTTAACGGTGTGACTATCAATGGTAAGTCTTTAGAATTCCTAGATTTATTGGCGATTACTATCCCTTCAACCTTAATCGGTATCTTAGCGATTGGTATTTTTAGCTGGTTTAGAGGGAAAGATCTCGATAAAGACCCAGTATTCCAAGAGTTTATATCTGTTCCTGAAAACCACGACTACGTGTATGGCGGTAGTGTGACACTGCTTGACAAAAAACTGCCAAAAATTAACTGGGTCGCGATGTGGATTTTCTTAGCATCCATCGTGGTTGTTGCGTTACTAGGTGCATTCTCAGAGCTAAGACCATTAGTGAATGGTAAGCCGTTATCGATGGTGTTAGTTATTCAGATGTTTATGCTGCTGGCAGGTGCGCTCATCATCATTATTTGTAAAACTAATCCAGGGCAAATTTCAAAAAATGAAGTGTTCCGTTCGGGGATGATTGCGATTGTGGCAGTGTATGGTATCGCGTGGATGGCAGAAACCATGTTCGGTGCCCATATGGATGAAATTAAAAGCACATTGGGGTCGTTAGTGAAAGACTTCCCGTGGGCATATGCGGTTATCTTATTACTGGTCTCTAAATTTGTTAACTCGCAAGCGGCGGCTCTGGCAGCGGTTGTGCCTATCGCGTTAGGTATTGGTGTTGACCCTGCTTATATTATTGCGTCAGCGCCGGCGTGTTATGGTTACTATATTTTACCGACTTACCCAAGTGACCTCGCAGCGATTCAATTTGACCGTTCAGGGACAACACGTATCGGTAAGTTCGTTATCAACCATAGTTTTATCTTACCTGGGTTGATTGGGGTAGGTGTATCCTGCGTATTTGGCTGGGTATTTGCAGCGCTTTATGGCTATCTATAATAGGTAGAACCATCAATTAGGATAAATAAATAGAAAAGCGATTGCATTAAAAAATGGTGCAATCGCTTATTATATTAGCCAATTTCGATATCAGTCAGAGGGTGGCAGCAACAGGGTAAAATTTCCCCATCCTGCACAAATGCCAGCGGTTTACGTTTGTAACCCACTTTCCCGCGCAATAATGTTACTCGGCAAGAGCCACAATAACCTTCACGGCATTGATATTCCACAGGTATACGGCTATCTTCAAGCGCTTCAAGTAAACACGAATGAACGTCAGTGTGGTAAGGGACATGCACACCCTGCGTGGTACGCAGGGTGATTTTATGACTGGCCATACTTACAGTTCAAAGTCGCTCAAATCATCGGTATTGACTTCAGAGTCAATTTGCCCGACTAAATAAGAACTGACTTCAACTTCTTGTGGCGCCACTTGAACGTTATCTGATACCAGCCATGCATTGATCCATGGAATTGGGTTAGAACGACCTTCAAATGGCAGTTTTAGGCCAACAGCTTGCATACGAATGTTGGTGATGTATTCGACATATTGGCACAGAATATCTTTATTCAGGCCAATCATAGAACCTTCACTGAACAGGTAATCTGCCCACTCTTTTTCTTGCTCTGCTGCCTGCACAAACAAGTCATAGCATTCTTGCTCGCACTCTGCTGCAATTTCTGCCATTTCAGGGTCATCTTGGCCTGAGCGTAACAGGTTCAACATATGTTGAGTGCCTGTTAAGTGTAAAGCTTCATCACGTGCAATCAGCTTGATAATTTTAGCGTTACCTTCCATTAGCTCACGTTCTGCGAATGCGAATGAACAGGCAAAGCTGACATAAAATCGGATTGCTTCCAGTGCGTTAACACTCATTAAGCACAGGTATAATTGTTTTTTCAGCGCACGCAATGAAACGGTGATTTGTTTTCCGTTGCAGTTGTGTGTGCCTTCGCCGAACATGTGATAATAGTTGGTCATTTCGATGAGGTCATCATAATAACCAGAGATATCTTTCGCGCGTTTTAAAATTTCTTCATTTTCAACAATATCGTCAAAAATAATTGCCGGGTCATTCACGATATTACGGATAATATGCGTATATGAACGTGAGTGAATGGTTTCAGAGAACGCCCACGTTTCCACCCAGGTTTCCAGCTCAGGAATCGAAATCAGTGGCAGTAATGCCACGTTAGGGCTGCGACCCTGAATAGAGTCAAGCAGCGTTTGGTATTTCAGATTACTGATAAAAATGTGTTTTTCGTGATCTGGCAGCGCATTGTAGTCAATACGGTCACGAGAGACGTCAACTTCTTCAGGACGCCAGAAAAACGACAATTGTTTTTCAATCAGCTTTTCGAAAATCGGGTACTTTTGCTGATCATAGCGTGCCACGTTAACAGGTTGGCCGAAAAACATCGGCTCCTGCATTTGGTCATTTTTTTTCTGTGAAAATGTTGTATATGTATGTGACATAACAATTCCTATTAAATTTTACACGCGCCGCCTTCACAATCGGAATCTGCTGACTCAACAACTTCTTCCAGATCGCCCTGAACATCTTCCGCGCCATCGCGGGTGTTATGGTAGTAAAGTGTTTTCACACCAAACTTATAGGCGAGCAATAAATCTTTTAGCAATTGGTTCATTGGTACTTTGCCGCTCTCGAAACGAGTTGGGTCATAGTTTGTGTTTGCAGAAATCGACTGGTCGATAAATTTCTGCATAATACCAACGAGTTGCAGGTAGCCGTTGATAGATGGCATTTGCCATAACAGTTCATAAGCCCCTTTCAGGTTTTCGTAATCTGGTACTACTTGGCGTAAGATGCCGTCTTTTGATGCTTTAATACTGATGTAGCCACGCGGTGGCTCAATGCCATTGGTTGCGTTAGAAATCTGTGATGATGTCTCAGAAGGCATCAAAGCAGACAGTGTTGAGTTACGCAGACCATAAGTCTGAATATCTTTACGCAGCGCTTCCCAATCGTAATGCAGTGGTTCATTGGTTAACTTATCGAGTTCTTTTTTATAGGTATCGATAGGTAATACGCCTTGTGAATAGGTCGTTTCATTGAACCACGGGCAAGCACCTTGCTCTTTCGCTAAATCGTTTGATGCTTTTAACAGGTAATACTGAATAGCTTCAAAGGTCTTGTGCGTTAAATTATTTGCGCTACCGTCTGAATAGCGAACACCGTGTTTTGCTAAGTAATAGGCATAGTTAATCACACCAATACCTAATGTACGGCGACCCATAGAGCCTTGTTTAGCTGCAATAATTGGGTAGTCTTGGTAGTCGAGTAGGGCATCCAATGCGCGAACTGCTAGGATGGCTAACTCTTCTAATTCATCAAGGCTATCAATCGCACCTAAGTTAAATGCAGACAGTGTACATAATGCAATTTCGCCTTCTTCATCATTGATATTATTCAATGGTTTAGTTGGCAGCGCGATTTCTAAACACAGATTAGATTGACGGACAGGGGCAACCTGCGGGTCAAATGGGCTGTGTGTATTACAGTGGTCAACGTTTTGAATGTAAATTCGGCCTGTTGACGCACGCTCTTGCATCATTAATGAGAACAACTCAACCGCTTTAACGCTGGATTTACGGATGGTCTCATCTTGCTCATATTGCACATATAAACGTTCGAATTCATCTTGGTCTGCAAAGAATGCATCATACAGACCTGGGACATCTGAAGGGCTGAATAGGGTGATGTCTTGGTTCTTAATCAAACGTTCGTACATCAATTTATTCAATTGCACGCCGTAATCCATATGGCGAACACGGTTACCTTCAACCCCACGGTTGTTTTTCAGGACTAACAGGCTTTCAACTTCAAGGTGCCAAATTGGGTAAAATAAGGTTGCAGCACCACCACGGACACCACCTTGAGAGCAAGATTTAACCGCAGTCTGGAAGTGTTTGTAGAACGGAATACAGCCAGTGTGGAAAGCTTCACCACCACGAATAGGGCTACCTAATGCACGGATACGGCCCGCATTCACGCCAATTCCAGCACGCTGAGAAACGTATTTAACAATCGCACTTGATGTCGCATTGATGGAATCAAGGCTGTCACCACACTCAATCAGGACACAAGAGCTGAACTGACGAGTCGGTGTACGTACCCCCGCCATAATAGGCGTAGGTAAAGAAATTTTGAATGTTGAAACCGCATCGTAGAAACGGCGAATATAGTCTAAACGAGTTTCTTTCGGATAATGGGAGAATAGGCAAGCCGCGACTAAAATGTAGAGGAATTGCGCGCTTTCGTAGATTTCGCCTGTTACACGGTTTTGAACTAAATATTTCCCTTCAAGTTGTTTAACTGCGGCATAGGAGAATGTCATATCACGGCTATGATCAATGAATGAATCCATTTCATTCAGCTCAGCTTCGCTATAATCTTCCAGAAGATGCTTGTCATACTTGCCCATTTCAACAAGGCGTTTTACGTGCTTGTAGAGTGCTGGTGGTTCAAATTGACCATAGGCTTTTTTGCGCAGGTTAAAAATAGCAAGGCGTGCAGCAAGGTATTGGTAATCAGGGGTATCACCAGTGATCAAATCCGCCGCAGCTTTGATCATGGTTTCATGGATATCAGAGGTCTTGATGCCGTTATAGAACTGAATCTGAGAACGTAACTCTACTTGCGAAACAGAGACATTACGAAGACCTTCTGCCGCCCAAGTAATAACTTTATGGATTTTATCAAGCTCAATAGGCTCCTGATGTCCATCACGTTTCGTGACGAGTAGACTTTGATTCATGAATGTATACACCTCTAAATATTGCGATAGTAATATATTTCAACATAAAAAAGTCTCATGAAGTACATCATGAGACTAGTATGGTTACTTTTAGCTAACTACTATATATAGTAGTTAGCTAAAGGTCTTATAACAAGATAATGTTAATATGCGATTTTATCAAGTGAACAAATTAGAAGATTCTTGTGGATAACTGGTTGGATAAGAAAAGTGATCATGTCGGTAAGCTGCATGGTAAAAGGGACTAATAAAAAAAAGGCTTCCGACATGATGACTAAAATAAATTTTGTAAATTGCGATCGTTTGCTGGTTTCTTAAACGTACTGCTTGCGATTTATTCTTTTCGTGATTACTTAACTACTCACTAATTGTATGGAGCATATAATTCACATCGACATTTGGCCCCAGCCAGAACTTATCTGTGATTGGGTTGTAATGTAACCCCGTGATATGCTTATCTTTTAGTGGTGTTCCGTCAACCCAACCGATTAATTCAGAAGGGCGAATAAACTTATTCACATCATGTGTACCTTTCGGCACCATCTTCATGACATACTCAGCGGCAACGACGGCCATCAGCCATGCTTTTTTGTTGCGATTGATGGTAGAGAAAATCACATGACCACCCGGTTTAACTAATTTTGCACATGCTCTCACAACAGACTGTGGATCAGGAACGTGCTCTAACATTTCCATACAAGTGACGATGTCATAAGCATGAGGGTGTTTATCGGCGTGCTGTTCAACGGTTTCTTGAACATATTCAACAGGGATACCAGATTCGAGGGAGTGTAAGCGAGCGACCATCAGCGGGTCTGCGCCCATATCAAGACCCGTAACTTCTGCACCTTCACGCGCCATGCTTTCAGACAAAATACCGCCGCCACAACCGACATCAAGAATTTTTTTACCAAAAATACCCTCGACACGTTGCATGATATAACCAAGGCGTAATGGGTTAATACGGTGCAAGGGGGCAAATTCCCCTTCTAAATCCCACCAACGTGATGCAATGGATTCAAATTTCTCGATTTCTTGTTTATCGACATTCAAGTATGTTGGTGTTTGGGTATCACTCATTGATAAAACTCCTATTTTAACCCTATAACCGTTATTGCCTATTATGATGATACGAATTAGGCGCGGTGATAGGTGCCCGTCAATCATTGATGGTCATAATCTAGACAATAATGCACTTAAGGCAGTTATTAATGAATAATCCCACAAGTTTCGGACACATAAACTTAATTTTCCGCTATTATACATAGCTTGAAAGACAAATACCCGTCTCTTATTTTTATTAAATTGGCGAATTGTGGTATAGTTCTACTCTTTGAATCCGAAGTTATGAGGGACAGTGGTTCCATGAGCGAGATTGCCAGAGAAATCACCCCAGTCAATATCGAAGAAGAGCTGAAAAGCTCGTATTTGGATTACGCAATGTCCGTTATCGTCGGCCGTGCGCTTCCAGATGTTCGAGATGGACTGAAGCCAGTACACCGTAGAGTACTCTTTGCGATGAATGTATTGGGAAATGATTGGAATAAACCCTATAAAAAATCTGCCCGTATAGTCGGGGACGTTATCGGTAAATACCATCCACATGGTGATATCGCTGTTTACGAGACAATTGTTCGTCTTGCTCAGCCTTTCTCTATGCGTTACATGCTGGTAGATGGTCAGGGGAACTTTGGTTCGGTTGACGGGGACTCCGCAGCCGCAATGCGTTATACGGAAATCCGTATGGCGAAAATTGCCCATGAGTTACTGGCGGATCTTGAAAAAGAAACCGTAGATTTCGTTCCAAACTATGATGGTACAGAGCAAATTCCTGAAGTCATGCCAACGAGAATCCCTAACCTATTGGTTAATGGGTCATCAGGTATCGCTGTCGGGATGGCAACCAATATTCCGCCTCACAACTTAGGCGAAGTCATTAATGGTTGTCTTGCCTATATAGATGACGAAGATATTAGCATTGAAGGCTTAATGGAGCACATTCCTGGGCCAGATTTCCCAACTGCAGCTATTATTAATGGCCGCCGTGGTATTATCGACGCGTATAAAACCGGTCGTGGTAAGGTATATATCCGTGCCAGTGCCGAAGTGGAAGTCGATGAAAAAAATGGTCGCGAAACCATTATTGTCAGCGAAATTCCTTATCAGGTGAATAAAGCGCGCCTGATTGAAAAAATTGCTGAATTAGTTAAAGAAAAACGTGTTGAAGGTATCAGTGCATTACGTGACGAGTCCGATAAAGACGGTATGCGTATTGTGATTGAAATCAAACGCGATGCGGTGGGTGAGGTTGTTCTGAATAACCTATATTCATTGACTCAACTGCAAGTGTCTTTCGGTATCAATATGGTTGCTTTACACCAAGGCCAACCAAAAATCTTAAACCTGAAAGATATTATCGCTGCCTTCGTTCGTCACCGTCGTGAAGTGGTGACTCGCCGTACGATTTTCGAACTGCGTAAAGCTCGTGACCGTGCGCACATCCTTGAAGCATTAGCCATTGCACTGGCTAACATTGATCCAATTATTGAATTAATCCGTAAAGCACCTACGCCAGCTGAAGCAAAAGCAGGGCTGATTGCACGCTCTTGGGATTTAGGCAATGTGGCCGCAATGCTTGAACGTGCAGGTGATGATGCGGCGCGTCCGGAGTGGCTTGAAGACCAATTTGGTGTCCATGACGGTCAATACTTCCTGACTGAACAACAAGCACAAGCTATCCTTGATTTACGTCTGCAAAAATTAACTGGTCTTGAGCACGAGAAATTACTGGAAGAGTATCGTGAGCTGTTAGTGCAAATTGAAGCACTGC
The window above is part of the Providencia sp. R33 genome. Proteins encoded here:
- the yfaE gene encoding class I ribonucleotide reductase maintenance protein YfaE encodes the protein MASHKITLRTTQGVHVPYHTDVHSCLLEALEDSRIPVEYQCREGYCGSCRVTLLRGKVGYKRKPLAFVQDGEILPCCCHPLTDIEIG
- a CDS encoding anaerobic C4-dicarboxylate transporter, whose protein sequence is MDFMIQLAIILVCLFYGAKKGGMALGLLGGVGLVILVFGFGLPPGKPPVDVMLVIIAVVAASATLQASGGLDVMLQIAERLLRKNPKYISIVAPFVTCILTILCGTGHVVYTILPIIYDAAIKNNIRPERPMAASSIGAQMGIIASPVSVAVVSLVAMLNGVTINGKSLEFLDLLAITIPSTLIGILAIGIFSWFRGKDLDKDPVFQEFISVPENHDYVYGGSVTLLDKKLPKINWVAMWIFLASIVVVALLGAFSELRPLVNGKPLSMVLVIQMFMLLAGALIIIICKTNPGQISKNEVFRSGMIAIVAVYGIAWMAETMFGAHMDEIKSTLGSLVKDFPWAYAVILLLVSKFVNSQAAALAAVVPIALGIGVDPAYIIASAPACYGYYILPTYPSDLAAIQFDRSGTTRIGKFVINHSFILPGLIGVGVSCVFGWVFAALYGYL
- the gyrA gene encoding DNA topoisomerase (ATP-hydrolyzing) subunit A — translated: MSEIAREITPVNIEEELKSSYLDYAMSVIVGRALPDVRDGLKPVHRRVLFAMNVLGNDWNKPYKKSARIVGDVIGKYHPHGDIAVYETIVRLAQPFSMRYMLVDGQGNFGSVDGDSAAAMRYTEIRMAKIAHELLADLEKETVDFVPNYDGTEQIPEVMPTRIPNLLVNGSSGIAVGMATNIPPHNLGEVINGCLAYIDDEDISIEGLMEHIPGPDFPTAAIINGRRGIIDAYKTGRGKVYIRASAEVEVDEKNGRETIIVSEIPYQVNKARLIEKIAELVKEKRVEGISALRDESDKDGMRIVIEIKRDAVGEVVLNNLYSLTQLQVSFGINMVALHQGQPKILNLKDIIAAFVRHRREVVTRRTIFELRKARDRAHILEALAIALANIDPIIELIRKAPTPAEAKAGLIARSWDLGNVAAMLERAGDDAARPEWLEDQFGVHDGQYFLTEQQAQAILDLRLQKLTGLEHEKLLEEYRELLVQIEALLFILRSPERLMEVIREELEIIRSTYNDPRRTEITENTADINIEDLINQEDVVVTLSHQGYVKYQPLTDYEAQRRGGKGKSAARTKDEDFIERLLVANTHDTILCFSSRGRLYWMKVYQLPEASRGARGRPIVNLLPLEPNERITAILPVREYEEGYTVFMATASGTVKKTPLQDFSRPRSAGIIAVNLNEGDELIGVDLTNGSNEVMLFSAQGKVVRFAEDAVRAMGRTATGVRGIKLMDDDKVVSLIIPRGEGHILTVTENGYGKRTEEAEYPTKSRATQGVISIKVSERNGSVVGAIQVDDTDQIMMITDAGTLVRTRVSEVSVVGRNTQGVTLIRTAEDEKVVGLQRVAETEDDENADESTDENGADDANINDQE
- the ubiG gene encoding bifunctional 2-polyprenyl-6-hydroxyphenol methylase/3-demethylubiquinol 3-O-methyltransferase UbiG, with the translated sequence MSDTQTPTYLNVDKQEIEKFESIASRWWDLEGEFAPLHRINPLRLGYIMQRVEGIFGKKILDVGCGGGILSESMAREGAEVTGLDMGADPLMVARLHSLESGIPVEYVQETVEQHADKHPHAYDIVTCMEMLEHVPDPQSVVRACAKLVKPGGHVIFSTINRNKKAWLMAVVAAEYVMKMVPKGTHDVNKFIRPSELIGWVDGTPLKDKHITGLHYNPITDKFWLGPNVDVNYMLHTISE
- the nrdA gene encoding class 1a ribonucleoside-diphosphate reductase subunit alpha — translated: MNQSLLVTKRDGHQEPIELDKIHKVITWAAEGLRNVSVSQVELRSQIQFYNGIKTSDIHETMIKAAADLITGDTPDYQYLAARLAIFNLRKKAYGQFEPPALYKHVKRLVEMGKYDKHLLEDYSEAELNEMDSFIDHSRDMTFSYAAVKQLEGKYLVQNRVTGEIYESAQFLYILVAACLFSHYPKETRLDYIRRFYDAVSTFKISLPTPIMAGVRTPTRQFSSCVLIECGDSLDSINATSSAIVKYVSQRAGIGVNAGRIRALGSPIRGGEAFHTGCIPFYKHFQTAVKSCSQGGVRGGAATLFYPIWHLEVESLLVLKNNRGVEGNRVRHMDYGVQLNKLMYERLIKNQDITLFSPSDVPGLYDAFFADQDEFERLYVQYEQDETIRKSSVKAVELFSLMMQERASTGRIYIQNVDHCNTHSPFDPQVAPVRQSNLCLEIALPTKPLNNINDEEGEIALCTLSAFNLGAIDSLDELEELAILAVRALDALLDYQDYPIIAAKQGSMGRRTLGIGVINYAYYLAKHGVRYSDGSANNLTHKTFEAIQYYLLKASNDLAKEQGACPWFNETTYSQGVLPIDTYKKELDKLTNEPLHYDWEALRKDIQTYGLRNSTLSALMPSETSSQISNATNGIEPPRGYISIKASKDGILRQVVPDYENLKGAYELLWQMPSINGYLQLVGIMQKFIDQSISANTNYDPTRFESGKVPMNQLLKDLLLAYKFGVKTLYYHNTRDGAEDVQGDLEEVVESADSDCEGGACKI
- a CDS encoding YfaZ family outer membrane protein; the protein is MRKVVLLVAAMSPFFMSSAQAVSVSAQAGKHYTELSAGLGNQNAGLAFNGSWARSDHDGQMGSLGATFGLPVGPFAAYVGGKGLYLSPDNNSSGTALAVGGGLNWQALPSLNIYGEAYGAPESLTSGSKSYVEAKAGARYTVFKPLSIDAGYRVIEMKGSHNKSNEKIADGLYLGAGLSF
- the tyrP gene encoding tyrosine transporter TyrP translates to MKNRTLGSVLIVAGTTIGAGMLAMPLAAAGVGFTGIVCLLVGLWMLMSYTSLLLVEVYQHNPANMGLGTVAKKYLGPVGQVVTGLSMLLLMYALTTAYIGGAGVLISDSLSSWWGISISTEAAIIAFTVVGGAVVCIGTHSVDFINRILFTAKTIFLIIMLVVMMPHAEAVNLSTMPIEKGLILAAVPVIFTSFGFHGSVPSLVNYMNGDVRKLRMIFITGSAIPLVAYILWQIATLGSIPSSTFLGILAQESGLNGLLTAIRDVVATPRVNIAVSLFMDLALATSFLGVALGLFDYLADLFKRSNSLFGRTQTGLLTFAPPLLAALFFSSFVQALTYAAVALSVLALIIPALLTMQVRKVESKGGYQVKGGTPVLALVLLCGVAVIAIQFSIVAGFLPNVG
- the nrdB gene encoding class Ia ribonucleoside-diphosphate reductase subunit beta yields the protein MSHTYTTFSQKKNDQMQEPMFFGQPVNVARYDQQKYPIFEKLIEKQLSFFWRPEEVDVSRDRIDYNALPDHEKHIFISNLKYQTLLDSIQGRSPNVALLPLISIPELETWVETWAFSETIHSRSYTHIIRNIVNDPAIIFDDIVENEEILKRAKDISGYYDDLIEMTNYYHMFGEGTHNCNGKQITVSLRALKKQLYLCLMSVNALEAIRFYVSFACSFAFAERELMEGNAKIIKLIARDEALHLTGTQHMLNLLRSGQDDPEMAEIAAECEQECYDLFVQAAEQEKEWADYLFSEGSMIGLNKDILCQYVEYITNIRMQAVGLKLPFEGRSNPIPWINAWLVSDNVQVAPQEVEVSSYLVGQIDSEVNTDDLSDFEL